The nucleotide window TATTTGACAACTTATGGACAGATGAGCAATGGTGAACACCATTACATACCTGATGGTGTATTTAGTCAACCCGGAGCATTAGGAAATACCCCTCCATTTCTTGGGCAgcatggatttaatttttttcctgggaatgcagACTTCTCTACGTGGGGGACAAGTGGATCTCAGGGACAATCAACACAAAGCTCTGCTTACAGCAGCAGCTATGGCTATCCACCTAGTTCTCTTGGGAGAGCCATAGCAGATGGACAGGCTGGATTTGGCAGTGATACTCTGAGCAAGGTGCCTGGGATTAGCAGCATTGAACAAGGCATGACTGGACTGAAAATTGGTGGAGATATGACGGCTGCTGTAACAAAAACTGTAGGTTCAGCTCTGAGCAGTACAGGTATGACAAGCATTGCAGCTAACAGCGTGCCCCCAGTTAGCAGTTCAGCACCTAAACCAACCTCATGGGCTGCAATTGCAAGGAAACCTGCTAAACCTCAGCCGAAACTCAAGCCTAAAGGTAATGTGGGCATTGGGGGCCCTGCTGTACCGCCACCACCTATAAAACACAACATGAATATTGGAACTTGGGATGACAAAGGGTCAGTGGTAAAAGCACCCCCAGCTCAACCAGTACTGCCTCCTCAGACTATAATCCAGCAGCCTCAGCCATTAATTCAACCACCACCACTGGTGCAAAGCCAACTGCCTCAACAGCAGCCTCAGCCACAGCAACCACAACAGCAACAAGGACCTCAGCAGCAGGCCCAGCCTCACCAGttgcagcagcaacagctgcaAAACCGCTGGGTAGCTCCTCGTAATAGGGGTGTGGGCTTCAGCCAGAACAATGGAGCTGGTAGTGAGAACTTTGGTTTAGGTGTTGTATCCGTCAGCTCCTCACCTTCTGGTGTGGAAGTGCACCCAGTGCTGGAGAAACTAAAGGCCATAAACAACTACAATCCCAAAGACTTCGATTGGAATCTGAAGAATGGACGTGTGTTTATAATCAAAAGTTATTCAGAGGACGATATTCATCGCTCCATTAAGTACTCTATCTGGTGTAGTACTGAGCATGGGAATAAGCGCTTGGATGCTGCTTACCGGTCCCTGAATGGAAAAGGCCCGCTCTATTTACTCTTCAGTGTGAATGGCAGTGGACACTTTTGCGGAGTGGCTGAGATGAAGTCTGTTGTGGACTACAATGCATATGCTGGTGTCTGGTCTCAGGATAAGTGGAAGGGGAAGTTTGATGTCAAATGGATCTTTGTCAAAGACGTTCCCAATAACCAACTGCGACATATTCGCTTGGAAAACAATGACAACAAACCAGTTACCAATTCAAGGGACACTCAAGAGGTACCCCTAGAAAAAGCCAAGCAAGTGCTTAAAATAATTGCTACTTTCAAGCATACCACCTCAATCTTTGATGACTTTGCACATTATGAGAAGCGtcaagaggaggaggaagccaTGCGTAGGGTAAGAAATCAGTGCGTTACAGtagctctctttttttctgttttcagaagcCTTGTTTTTCATTCATCTGGAATTTCTGTCTGCAAGTGTTAAATCAGGAAGTGGTATTTCTTATTCAAAGTGTCTACTTGATATAACTGGCtcttaatgaaaaaatttaAGTTCCTGTGACTTGTTTATTAGTACAGACATCTGTTTAATCACAATACGAAGGTAGGCCTGAATAAGCAGACATCTGACACGTTCTACTTCTTCaatgcaaatgaaaactgaattgTGTCCATTACGCATAACTTAATTCTTCTTGCTTAGATTTTTACAGTTTCTGGATGTCACAAAAAGGACCAGAAATTAGA belongs to Vidua macroura isolate BioBank_ID:100142 chromosome 1, ASM2450914v1, whole genome shotgun sequence and includes:
- the YTHDF3 gene encoding YTH domain-containing family protein 3, which translates into the protein MSATSVDQRPKGQGNKVSVQNGSIHQKDAVNDDDFEPYLSSQTNQSNSYPPMSDPYMPSYYAPSIGFPYSLGEAAWSTAGDPPMPYLTTYGQMSNGEHHYIPDGVFSQPGALGNTPPFLGQHGFNFFPGNADFSTWGTSGSQGQSTQSSAYSSSYGYPPSSLGRAIADGQAGFGSDTLSKVPGISSIEQGMTGLKIGGDMTAAVTKTVGSALSSTGMTSIAANSVPPVSSSAPKPTSWAAIARKPAKPQPKLKPKGNVGIGGPAVPPPPIKHNMNIGTWDDKGSVVKAPPAQPVLPPQTIIQQPQPLIQPPPLVQSQLPQQQPQPQQPQQQQGPQQQAQPHQLQQQQLQNRWVAPRNRGVGFSQNNGAGSENFGLGVVSVSSSPSGVEVHPVLEKLKAINNYNPKDFDWNLKNGRVFIIKSYSEDDIHRSIKYSIWCSTEHGNKRLDAAYRSLNGKGPLYLLFSVNGSGHFCGVAEMKSVVDYNAYAGVWSQDKWKGKFDVKWIFVKDVPNNQLRHIRLENNDNKPVTNSRDTQEVPLEKAKQVLKIIATFKHTTSIFDDFAHYEKRQEEEEAMRRERNRNKQ